The following coding sequences are from one Veillonella rodentium window:
- a CDS encoding DUF805 domain-containing protein has translation MKRYCASCRQYCDEAAMFCPHCGQYTTAVEVERIAPEGDIIYPLAHYQLSYKDTFLYVVGRKFMNSDGRASRGEFLRFFLMWILVIAGILALSYGLTVVLHTGIYLILLAWMLLTIIGLVSLIPLGSLCIRRLHDTGKSSDHLFLILIPFIGPIILFVLLCKKGGPKANQYGEALRNITIDKRLSSIMKVSPTSSAFTTRILVTLLVSAICVCSVSARYMGPENELDPGGWFTNIIVGQGGDEAARDVVHDYFDAVNEKNYDKAFTYVINQAKTNPVEKQKWMESMKSAPKVVVGSLGTSRISRINGMKRIIYEADLQVTKPGNGAVEAAHMTRYISLIEENGEWHIEGFYKSMPDHAG, from the coding sequence ATGAAACGATATTGTGCATCCTGCCGTCAGTATTGTGACGAGGCTGCCATGTTCTGCCCTCATTGCGGGCAGTATACGACTGCGGTGGAGGTTGAGAGAATCGCACCGGAAGGGGATATTATCTATCCGCTGGCGCATTATCAGTTGAGTTACAAGGATACATTTCTCTATGTGGTGGGCCGCAAATTTATGAATTCAGATGGCCGTGCGTCCAGAGGGGAATTTTTGCGGTTCTTTTTGATGTGGATTTTAGTTATCGCTGGAATTCTGGCCCTTTCTTATGGGCTTACGGTGGTGCTTCATACGGGTATTTATTTAATCCTGTTGGCATGGATGTTACTGACAATCATCGGTCTTGTCTCGCTGATTCCGTTGGGCTCTCTATGCATCCGTCGCCTTCATGATACCGGTAAAAGCAGTGATCATCTGTTTTTAATCTTAATTCCTTTCATCGGACCGATTATTCTATTTGTTCTACTGTGTAAGAAAGGCGGACCGAAGGCTAATCAATATGGTGAGGCGTTGAGGAACATCACTATCGACAAACGGTTGAGCTCTATTATGAAAGTATCGCCTACGAGCAGCGCTTTCACTACTCGAATTCTCGTTACATTGCTGGTGAGTGCTATCTGCGTATGCAGTGTTTCGGCTCGTTATATGGGACCGGAAAATGAACTAGATCCGGGCGGATGGTTTACGAATATCATCGTCGGTCAAGGTGGTGATGAAGCTGCACGGGATGTGGTACACGATTATTTTGACGCAGTCAATGAAAAGAACTATGATAAGGCCTTCACCTATGTTATCAATCAGGCTAAGACGAATCCCGTAGAAAAGCAAAAATGGATGGAGTCTATGAAGTCGGCGCCGAAGGTGGTTGTCGGGTCCTTAGGCACGAGTCGTATCAGTCGTATAAACGGCATGAAACGCATCATTTACGAAGCGGATCTGCAAGTCACTAAACCCGGAAACGGCGCGGTTGAGGCTGCGCACATGACACGCTATATATCTCTCATCGAAGAAAATGGCGAATGGCATATTGAAGGGTTTTATAAAAGCATGCCGGATC
- a CDS encoding uracil-DNA glycosylase, producing the protein MSLFTSEEEKTLSFDEYMTSFDTNQIAKVQQFIDWLGQYRGELVHNPWGEVNPDLEIVRPDFDAAQVRRSNLMAYLLPRLGRSKIFVVAEAVGYQGGRFSGIAITCERMLLDKHKTIRAHQITPVTLQRTSSPVSPMLKRTQQEQGFNEPTDTVVWSAIIEQEIDPYDALLWNIFPFHPHKAGEPLTNRTPTESEQQLGWEYTKRLLALHTELGGSKPLMLAVGQKSADTMGRFGLSAVGLRHPANGGANLYREGFAKAVERVLR; encoded by the coding sequence ATGTCCTTATTTACATCAGAGGAAGAGAAAACGCTGTCTTTTGATGAATATATGACCTCGTTTGATACGAATCAGATTGCAAAAGTACAGCAGTTTATAGACTGGCTCGGTCAATATAGGGGCGAGCTTGTTCACAATCCATGGGGTGAGGTGAATCCTGACCTCGAAATTGTTCGGCCTGATTTTGATGCGGCTCAGGTGCGTCGTAGCAATTTGATGGCGTATTTGCTGCCGCGGTTGGGACGCTCCAAAATCTTTGTGGTGGCGGAGGCTGTCGGATATCAAGGAGGGCGCTTTTCGGGCATTGCCATTACCTGTGAACGCATGTTGTTGGATAAGCATAAAACGATTCGGGCGCATCAGATAACGCCTGTTACATTACAAAGGACCAGCTCTCCTGTGAGTCCTATGCTGAAACGGACCCAACAGGAACAGGGGTTCAACGAGCCTACGGATACGGTAGTATGGAGTGCTATCATCGAACAGGAAATTGATCCGTACGATGCGTTGCTGTGGAATATATTCCCCTTTCACCCTCATAAGGCGGGCGAACCGCTCACTAATCGGACGCCGACCGAGTCGGAGCAGCAGCTGGGTTGGGAATATACGAAAAGACTGTTGGCATTGCACACCGAATTAGGTGGATCGAAGCCGCTCATGCTCGCTGTCGGTCAAAAATCGGCGGACACGATGGGGCGATTCGGCCTTTCAGCCGTCGGACTTAGACATCCGGCTAACGGTGGGGCTAATTTATACCGTGAAGGTTTTGCCAAAGCTGTAGAGAGAGTTTTGAGATAG